The window TCTTCGCTTCTTTCACGGGAGAACATCATGCCAAGCTGGTACGAAGACAATTCACACTCCATCGGGCATACGCCGCTGGTCCGACTCAACCGGGTCACCGACGGTGCGCCTGCGACGGTGCTCGCCAAGATCGAGGGACGCCACCCCGCATATTCGGTAAAGTGCCGCATCGGTGCGGCGATGATCTGGGAGGCTGAGCGTCAGGGCCTGCTCGGCCCGGGCAAGGAGATCGTGGAGCCCACCAGCGGGAACACCGGCATCGCACTCGCATTCGTCGCGGCGGCGCGCGGCACGCCGCTCACGCTGACGATGCCGGAGACCATGAGTCTGGAGCGGCGCAAGCTGCTGATCGCCTATGGCGCGAAACTGGTGCTGACGGAGGGCTCGCGCGGCATGAGCGGTGCGGTCGCGCGCGCCGAAGAGATCGCTGCGTCCGATCCCGAGCGCTACGTGCTGCTGCAGCAGTTCAAGAACCCCGCCAACCCGGCCATCCACGAGCAGACGACGGGTCCGGAAATCTGGGACGACACCGACGGAGCCGTCGACATCTTCGTGTCGGGCGTAGGCACGGGCGGCACCATCACGGGTGTGTCGCGCTACATCAAGCAGACCCGCGGCAAGCCCATCCGCTCCGTGGCGGTCGAGCCGGCGGCGAGTCCGGTGCTCACCCAGCGTCGCGCGGGCGAGCCGATCAAGCCGGCCCCGCACAAGATCCAGGGCATCGGCGCGGGCTTCGTTCCGGACGTGCTCGACCTGTCGCTGGTCGACGAGGTGCAGCAGGTCACCAACGAGGAGGCGATCCACTACGCGCAGCGGCTGGCGCGCGAGGAGGGGATCCTCTCCGGAATTTCCTGCGGCGCGGCGGTGGCGGCGGCGGTGCGCGTCGCGCAGCGTTCCGAGCACG is drawn from Betaproteobacteria bacterium and contains these coding sequences:
- the cysK gene encoding cysteine synthase A; this encodes MPSWYEDNSHSIGHTPLVRLNRVTDGAPATVLAKIEGRHPAYSVKCRIGAAMIWEAERQGLLGPGKEIVEPTSGNTGIALAFVAAARGTPLTLTMPETMSLERRKLLIAYGAKLVLTEGSRGMSGAVARAEEIAASDPERYVLLQQFKNPANPAIHEQTTGPEIWDDTDGAVDIFVSGVGTGGTITGVSRYIKQTRGKPIRSVAVEPAASPVLTQRRAGEPIKPAPHKIQGIGAGFVPDVLDLSLVDEVQQVTNEEAIHYAQRLAREEGILSGISCGAAVAAAVRVAQRSEHAGKTIVVILPDSGERYLSTVLFDGVFDATGLGVAA